Proteins encoded in a region of the Sphingomonas sp. OV641 genome:
- a CDS encoding MiaB/RimO family radical SAM methylthiotransferase, with the protein MLSPRSPDVITLGCRLNLAESETIRTLVGANDMVVINGCGVTNEAMRQTRVAVRRARRDRPEAQIVVTGCASEMDRAGFAAMPEVDRIVPNAAKLLPATWGGFPNRPPARRHARAFLGVQNGCDHSCTFCAIPMGRGPSRSEPIGQVVGAVAGLVEQGAQEVVLTGVDLTSYDGGLGALVEAVLGGVPTLPRLRLSSLDTIEIDERLFELITQEPRVMPHVHLSLQAGDDLILKRMKRRHLRAAAVAMVARLKARRDIAVGADLIAGFPTEDEAAFANTLALIDDCDIVQAHVFPFSPRAGTPAARMPQVAPAVVKQRAARLRAAADQRRSAWLQSLIGTSQRIVIEKPGDRGHAENFAEVRLVDPLSPEPDRAATSLNGDATLLSTSATGAIGTVRSVTITGAAHDHLIGIPA; encoded by the coding sequence ATGCTTTCCCCTCGTTCGCCCGATGTCATCACACTGGGCTGCCGTTTGAACCTTGCCGAGAGCGAAACGATTCGCACGCTCGTCGGTGCCAATGATATGGTGGTGATCAACGGCTGTGGTGTGACAAACGAGGCCATGCGGCAAACGCGGGTGGCGGTGCGGCGCGCGCGGCGCGACCGGCCGGAGGCGCAGATCGTCGTAACGGGCTGTGCATCGGAGATGGACCGCGCAGGCTTTGCGGCCATGCCGGAGGTCGACCGGATCGTTCCCAATGCGGCAAAGCTGCTGCCGGCGACCTGGGGCGGCTTTCCGAACCGGCCGCCGGCGCGTCGCCACGCGCGCGCATTCCTGGGCGTGCAGAACGGCTGTGATCATTCCTGCACCTTTTGTGCGATCCCCATGGGGCGCGGCCCGAGCCGTTCGGAGCCGATTGGGCAGGTCGTCGGGGCGGTCGCCGGCCTGGTGGAGCAAGGTGCGCAAGAGGTCGTGCTGACGGGGGTGGACCTGACCAGCTACGACGGCGGGCTCGGCGCCCTGGTGGAGGCGGTGCTTGGCGGCGTGCCCACGCTGCCGCGCCTTCGCCTCTCCTCGCTCGATACGATCGAGATTGACGAGCGGCTGTTCGAGCTGATCACGCAGGAACCGCGAGTGATGCCGCACGTCCACCTGTCGCTTCAGGCGGGGGACGATCTGATCCTGAAGCGCATGAAGCGGCGGCACCTGCGCGCCGCAGCCGTGGCGATGGTGGCGCGGCTGAAGGCGCGGCGGGACATTGCCGTGGGCGCGGACCTGATCGCCGGCTTTCCGACCGAGGATGAGGCGGCGTTCGCCAACACGCTCGCCCTGATCGACGATTGCGATATCGTCCAGGCTCACGTCTTTCCCTTTTCGCCGCGTGCGGGCACGCCGGCCGCGCGGATGCCGCAGGTGGCGCCCGCGGTGGTCAAGCAGCGTGCGGCGCGGCTGCGCGCGGCGGCGGACCAGCGCCGCAGCGCCTGGCTCCAATCGCTGATCGGCACGAGCCAGCGGATCGTCATCGAAAAGCCTGGCGACCGCGGCCATGCGGAGAATTTCGCCGAGGTCCGGCTGGTCGATCCTCTCTCGCCAGAACCGGATCGGGCCGCGACAAGCTTGAACGGTGACGCCACTCTTCTATCGACCAGCGCGACGGGAGCGATCGGCACGGTTCGATCGGTTACCATCACTGGCGCTGCCCACGATCACCTCATTGGGATTCCTGCATGA